From the Lathyrus oleraceus cultivar Zhongwan6 chromosome 4, CAAS_Psat_ZW6_1.0, whole genome shotgun sequence genome, one window contains:
- the LOC127074723 gene encoding protein POLLENLESS 3-LIKE 2 → MLQEMWNAPPGFRPSKSAPSSPAKPLGVSRTRSESFHITHKVPVGDSPYVRAKNVQLVDKDPERAIPLFWSAINAGDRVDSALKDMAIVMKQQNRAEEAIEAIKSLRIRCSDQAQESLDNILLDLYKRCGRLDDQIALLRHKLYLIQQGLAFNGKRTKTARSQGKKFQVSVEQEATRLLGNLGWALMQQNNYIEAEEAYRRALTLAPDNNKMCNLGICLMKQGRISEAKETLHRVKPAVTDGPRGSDSHLKAYERAQQMLKDLESEMMNKGGVDRVEQSRLFEAFLGSSSIWQPQPCKDHISTSLPPIRTTTAAKIVQDEFGDENINSNIVKSQTSKFGPLVNNNNSLNVAAAPFYAAPKTSLKESNENLNLSETLKRTRSGNAAGSMRVVNGAELGVPVPGSKARRLSFEKNKLCDLLPDTKDFEDAILSSILGASSESNGILTKKSDKRRLKVFEDITLSLSPKA, encoded by the exons ACCTGCGAAACCTCTCGGTGTTTCTAGAACCCGTTCGGAATCATTTCACATCACTCATAAGGTTCCTGTTGGGGATTCTCCTTATGTCAGAGCAAAAAACGTTCAG TTGGTGGATAAGGATCCGGAGAGAGCGATTCCGTTGTTTTGGTCGGCGATAAATGCGGGAGATAGAGTGGATAGTGCTTTGAAAGATATGGCTATTGTTATGAAGCAACAGAATAGGGCTGAAGAAGCCATTGAAGCTATTAAATCACTTAGAATTAGATGCTCAGATCAAGCACAAGAGTCGCTTGATAATATCCTTTTGGATCTTTACAAG AGATGTGGTAGACTTGATGACCAAATTGCCCTATTGAGGCACAAGCTGTATTTAATCCAACAAGGGTTGGCTTTCAACGGCAAACGCACAAAGACGGCGAGATCTCAAGGGAAGAAGTTTCAAGTCTCAGTGGAACAAGAAGCCACTAGATTATTG GGAAACTTGGGATGGGCACTGATGCAACAAAACAACTACATTGAAGCAGAAGAAGCCTATCGCCGTGCGCTTACGCTAGCTCCGGACAACAACAAGATGTGCAATTTAGGCATATGTTTGATGAAACAAGGGAGAATTTCTGAAGCTAAAGAGACTCTCCATAGAGTGAAACCTGCAGTTACAGATGGTCCAAGAGGTTCAGATTCTCATCTGAAAGCCTATGAAAGAGCACAACAAATGCTCAAAGATCTCGAATCCGAAATGATGAACAAAGGAGGAGTTGATAGGGTTGAACAAAGTAGGCTGTTTGAAGCTTTCCTTGGTTCTTCATCAATTTGGCAACCTCAGCCTTGTAAGGATCACATATCCACAAGTTTGCCGCCAATCCGAACGACAACAGCAGCAAAAATAGTTCAAGATGAATTTGGTGATGAAAACATCAACTCCAACATAGTGAAAAGCCAGACATCAAAGTTTGGTCCTTTGGTGAACAACAACAATTCACTTAATGTTGCAGCGGCACCATTTTATGCAGCACCAAAAACCTCTTTGAAGGAGTCAAATGAGAATTTGAATTTGTCGGAGACACTTAAGAGAACAAGATCTGGAAATGCTGCAGGATCAATGAGAGTGGTTAATGGTGCAGAATTAGGTGTGCCTGTGCCTGGGAGCAAAGCAAGAAGGCTTTCATTTGAGAAGAATAAGTTGTGTGATTTGTTACCTGATACTAAGGATTTTGAAGATGCTATTCTGTCTTCTATTTTGGGGGCTTCAAGTGAGTCCAATGGGATTTTGACTAAAAAATCTGACAAGAGGAGGCTTAAGGTTTTTGAAGATATTACATTATCTTTGAGTCCAAAGGCTTGA